The following coding sequences are from one Diprion similis isolate iyDipSimi1 chromosome 9, iyDipSimi1.1, whole genome shotgun sequence window:
- the LOC124410521 gene encoding macrophage colony-stimulating factor 1 receptor 2-like, giving the protein MSRDPRALLMVIPLLFGCLVLAVGNSEIKGRTIPDATTVLGIVGNPAALECDVRGSVAEIKWRKIKGQPRSEKILRKLTETRRYNKTYSRTSLYFSNFSRDDEGTYKCWANDDKNLTTSSNIYLYVISDRTDVKLLPVALDANTICVKWEISYYLARYYVKSLRIESQENDSREWHGKYQTSTELRSGVYIAEGLKQDTDYWFKFILENNFPLTLVGFSGRTKTLERNPEPLYLPIVSARETSVDSITIEWTKPPLEVEDCFKWYKVGIYESNSSGERIYKRVATTKNTCRKFENLRPSVAYTFELRLCVDSLCQQILYESFWSDDIVPKDRDPKFTPNVSVVETGVASATIAWNAPPANLEDRIYYYKIALDTEYFRKELYVKKTENFYKFENLPLNKTNRFKVAACSDYKTQCGNWSEEREAFIDITDSRSGIEDEIWLITGAIAVLLVIVVVTLLARNCRRKVLKRKMIKARLEYFNFGAQISLDPELAVSDQAELLPYNKKWEFPRDLLKLDEVLGSGAFGVVRMGHAKTISSRETVTTVAVKTVRPTANLKCMKALYRELKILVYLGQHLNIVNLLGACTKNIDLGELLVIVEYCRYGNLHDYLIRRRVNFVNQLNSSGEEMSVLTACEDAMNIDDVGINTDRDSDGNSEIINCPSDVASTTTDARVEECSSNDISTELTAPLKYPGDQTDFNSKPMCTSDLVCWAWQVSCGMQYISEKRIIHGDLATRNLLLTDDNVVKICDFGLSKSLREEENQTSTENGPLPVKWMAIESLRDRVFSTKSDVWSFGVVLWELFSLARTPYPLIRPEDMCQTLAEGYRMEKPQYASRSIYQMMLRCWKAEPSERPSFERLKIDISELIEEHVKTFYLDLGNPYTRIYADIWKRERENPASAEESVDLREDS; this is encoded by the exons ATGTCGCGGGATCCTCGAGCCCTACTGATGGTAATACCATTACTATTTGGTTGTCTCGTGTTGGCTGTCGGGAATTCTGAAATCAAGG GTCGGACTATTCCGGATGCCACAACTGTTTTGGGGATTGTAGGAAATCCAGCGGCTCTAGAATGCGACGTGCGGGGATCTGTCGCTGAAATTAAGTGGCGAAAAATCAAAGGGCAACCGAGAAGCGAGAAGATCTTGAGGAAACTCACCGAAACTCGGCGCTACAACAAGACGTATTCAAGAACGAgtctatatttttcaaacttctcaCGGGACGACGAAGGAACTTACAAATGCTGGgcaaatgatgacaaaaactTGACAACAAGCAGTAACATTTATCTTTATGTTATTTCGGATCGGACCGATGTGAAGTTGCTTCCCGTTGCTTTGGATGCGAATACGATTTGTGTGAAATGGGagatttcatattatttgGCGCGCTATTATGTTAAATCGCTTCGCATTGAATCCCAGGAAAACGATTCACGCGAATGGCATGGCAAGTATCAGACGTCAACTGAGCTCCGCAGCGGTGTCTATATTGCAGAAGGATTGAAACAAGACACAGACTACtggttcaaatttattttggaaaataattttccactAACTCTTGTTGGTTTTTCGGGACGAACAAAGACGCTAGAGAGAAATCCAG AACCTCTATACCTTCCAATCGTTTCGGCTAGAGAAACGTCTGTCGATTCAATAACGATTGAATGGACAAAGCCACCTCTGGAAGTGGAAGATTGCTTCAAGTGGTACAAAGTTGGAATATACGAGTCAAACAGCAGTGGAGAACGCATATACAAGAGAGTAGCAACCACCAAAAACacttgtagaaaatttgagaatctgAGACCTTCAGTCGCTTATACGTTTGAATTACGTTTATGCGTCGATTCTTTGTGTCAACAAATCCTTTACGAAAGTTTCTGGTCGGACGATATCGTCCCAAAAGACAGGG ATCCGAAATTCACCCCGAATGTTTCGGTGGTCGAAACTGGCGTCGCTTCAGCAACGATTGCGTGGAACGCACCACCGGCGAACTTGGAAGACCGCATTTATTACTACAAAATAGCATTGGACACCGAGTATTTCAGGAAGGAACTATACGTGAAGAAGACagagaatttttacaaattcgaaAATCTTCCGCTGAACAAAACTAATCGATTCAAAGTAGCAGCCTGCAGCGATTACAAAACGCAATGCGGTAATTGGAGCGAGGAACGAGAAGCTTTCATAGACATCACAG ATTCCAGAAGTGGGATAGAAGATGAAATATGGCTGATCACGGGAGCAATAGCTGTTCTACTTGTCATCGTCGTTGTAACGCTGCTGGCTCGGAACTGTCGCAGAAAG GTACTAAagcgaaaaatgataaaagcaAGACTGGAGTACTTCAATTTCGGGGCCCAGATTTCTCTTGATCCAGAATTGGCTGTGAGCGATCAGGCCGAGTTACTGCCGTATAACAAGAAATGGGAATTTCCACGGGATCTCCTGAAACTCG ACGAAGTACTAGGAAGTGGTGCGTTCGGCGTTGTGAGAATGGGACATGCGAAAACGATTTCCTCACGCGAGACAGTCACGACAGTTGCCGTCAAGACGGTCCGACCGACGGCCAACCTGAAGTGCATGAAGGCCCTTTATCGCGAACTCAAGATTCTCGTCTACCTGGGTCAACATCTGAACATCGTCAACCTTCTCGGCGCGTGtaccaaaaatattgatttgg GAGAACTCTTGGTCATCGTCGAATACTGCCGATACGGAAATTTGCACGACTACTTGATACGACGCAGAGTCAACTTTGTCAATCAATTGAACAGTTCCGGAGAAGAAATGAGCGTTCTGACTGCCTGTGAAGACGCGATGAATATCGATGACGTTGG TATCAACACGGATAGAGATTCCGACGGtaattcagaaataatcaaCTGCCCGAGTGACGTTGCTTCTACGACTACGGATGCGAGAGTAGAAGAGTGTTCCTCTAATGATATTTCAACGGAACTCACCGCGCCATTGAAGTATCCAGGTGATCAGACAGACTTCAACTCAAAGCCGATGTGCACGTCCGACTTGGTGTGTTGGGCTTGGCAAGTCTCGTGTGGCATGCAGTACATCAGCGAGAAaaga ATAATACACGGTGACTTGGCAACGAGAAATCTACTTCTAACCGACGACAACGTGGTGAAGATCTGTGACTTTGGTTTGTCCAAGTCTCTCAGGGAAGAAGAGAATCAGACGAGCACGGAAAACGGTCCTCTTCCCGTCAAGTGGATGGCCATCGAGTCGCTCAGAGATCGAGTATTTTCCACAAAATCGGACGTCTGGTCTTTCGGGGTGGTTTTGTGGGAACTGTTCTCCTTAGCGAGAACTCCTTACCCCCTGATAAGACCCGAGGATATGTGCCAAACACTGGCCGAAGGTTATCGTATGGAGAAACCGCAATACGCGTCCAGAAGCAT TTACCAAATGATGCTTCGTTGCTGGAAAGCGGAGCCATCGGAACGACCATCGTTCGAAAGGCTGAAGATCGACATTTCCGAGTTAATCGAAGAGCATGTGAAAACG